A single region of the Chryseobacterium culicis genome encodes:
- a CDS encoding SGNH/GDSL hydrolase family protein, which produces MKKIIYGLFFGDSITYGEYDGVFGGWVDILKRYALQQFHEGNGDELILFNLGIGGETTEGLLKRIPHELDARNSPDGNIVFLSYGANDLAVKEGIQMVNPEKFRNNIKKAVEYARRFSNEIYLVSILPFSQKIDGVVVSSGKKRINEDVVAYNQILKNIAAEDSLTYIDFYSAFLDDKEILLSADGVHPNEKGYGMMAEIAIPIIEKHL; this is translated from the coding sequence ATGAAGAAAATTATTTACGGGCTGTTCTTTGGTGACAGCATTACCTATGGGGAATATGATGGTGTTTTTGGAGGTTGGGTAGATATTTTGAAAAGATATGCCTTACAGCAATTTCACGAAGGAAATGGAGATGAACTGATTCTCTTCAATCTCGGAATAGGAGGAGAAACTACGGAAGGCTTACTGAAAAGAATTCCTCACGAATTAGACGCAAGAAATTCCCCTGATGGAAATATTGTTTTTCTAAGCTATGGAGCCAATGATCTGGCTGTGAAGGAGGGAATACAGATGGTAAATCCTGAAAAATTTAGAAACAATATTAAAAAAGCTGTTGAATATGCCAGACGATTCTCCAATGAGATTTATCTTGTAAGCATTCTTCCTTTCTCTCAAAAAATAGATGGAGTTGTGGTGAGTTCTGGTAAAAAAAGAATCAATGAAGATGTCGTTGCTTATAATCAGATTCTGAAAAATATTGCAGCCGAAGACTCTTTGACGTATATTGATTTTTATTCTGCTTTTCTGGATGATAAAGAGATTCTGCTTTCAGCAGACGGTGTACACCCTAATGAAAAAGGCTATGGAATGATGGCCGAAATCGCAATCCCAATCATTGAAAAACATTTATAA
- a CDS encoding ribonuclease inhibitor gives MELNTSNNNTRKMIVIHGGHFSSLGGFYEEVSNVLMKDTDWKVGTLDGFDDILYGGFGVFENKEEIEIIWKESQKSKEDLGFTATREFYENKIKQGKPFNIELIQQKLDDLIEGKGQSLFEILVEIIQSHTNITLKME, from the coding sequence ATGGAGTTGAATACTTCAAATAATAATACAAGAAAAATGATCGTCATCCATGGCGGTCATTTTTCGTCTTTAGGAGGTTTCTATGAAGAAGTTTCCAATGTTCTGATGAAAGATACGGATTGGAAAGTAGGAACGCTGGATGGCTTTGATGATATTCTATACGGTGGTTTCGGAGTATTTGAAAACAAAGAAGAAATTGAAATCATCTGGAAAGAATCACAGAAATCAAAAGAAGACCTGGGCTTTACCGCCACCCGTGAATTTTATGAAAATAAAATCAAACAGGGAAAACCATTCAATATAGAACTGATTCAACAGAAATTAGATGATTTGATTGAAGGAAAAGGACAGTCCCTTTTTGAAATCCTTGTGGAAATTATACAGTCGCATACCAATATTACATTGAAGATGGAATAA
- a CDS encoding phosphoribosylformylglycinamidine synthase — MSNNKRIFVEKRGIFDVESPKIFDEVKAVVPAVQSVKVYNVYDIFNLNEGEFEKVVNNTFVDPVTDILHTENPAKTIHFGMEFLPGQYDQRADSAQQCIALLTENEKSKVRSGKLIEFEGVSEADLVKIKDLLINKVESQEKDLSILDIPADETPSKVIIHENFINFNDAELESFYNNHGFALGLDDLKFIQEYFKTEERNPTETELKVLDTYWSDHCRHTTFETELSDIQFEGQFKHTLETIFNDYIEKRKFLGRELKPISLMDLATVCGKYFHKTGNLDNLVISDEINACTIQIEAEYDGKKEPWYLLFKNETHNHPTEIEPFGGASTCLGGAIRDPLSGRSFVFQAMRLTGAADVLESVDQTLPGKLPQKTITKQAANGYSSYGNQIGLATTMVSEIYDEGYKAKRMEVGFVTGAVPVDWVRREKPENGDSIIILGGATGRDGVGGASGSSKEQDETSIHTMSSEVQKGNAVEERKIQRLFRNPEVTKLIKKSNDFGAGGVSVAIGEIADSLEVNLDVLPLKYEGLNGTELAISESQERMAVVVDPQDKEKFIKFCEAENIVAVEVAKVTDSGRMQMFWKGDKIVDLSRAFLDTNGCSKSQEVKITHLEDVKEETKAFNAENFLNILKDKNVASQKGLLEMFDSSIGATTVAMPLGGKYQQTLMEGSVQTLPILGAKDIKTVSLASWGFDAEISKQNSLLGSSYAVVESVAKIVAMGGDYKNIRLSFQEYFEKLGQNPEKWGKPLASLLGAYDAQINLGLAAIGGKDSMSGTYQDLNVPPTLISFACANGDKENIISPELKNAGNKLYFFNHVAQESGLPNYNALKDVFEFIFENIKAGKIVSVKTVKEGGLAVALAKMSFGNRLGAEVNADENVVLAKNIGSLIIEAKEELSFATLQLIGEVKDSGMVKINGLESNIVDLVAANTNTFENLFPTIEKEKITVEIDEKSNSIHPRNIIIKKHGIAQPKVFAPVFPGTNCEYDTLNAFQKEGAVVSSLPLININHQLLDESIDAWVEEIRTSQILAFSGGFSAGDEPDGSAKFIVNVLKNEKMKNAVHELLDRDGMIIGICNGFQALVKSGLLPYGRIKDLDENSPTLAHNAIRRHISQMVTVQVVNDESPWLKGMKGQTFTIPISHGEGRFMASEEEIKKLYENGQIATQYIDFDGNIAHGMPFNPNNSLFGIEGVTSPCGKIYGRMGHPERFAEGLMKNIPTANYHNIFKNGVEYFK; from the coding sequence ATGTCTAATAACAAAAGAATTTTCGTAGAAAAAAGAGGAATTTTCGATGTTGAAAGTCCAAAAATTTTTGATGAAGTAAAAGCGGTGGTTCCGGCAGTTCAAAGCGTGAAAGTATACAATGTATATGATATTTTCAATTTGAATGAAGGAGAATTTGAAAAAGTGGTGAACAACACTTTCGTAGACCCTGTTACTGATATTTTACATACAGAAAACCCTGCAAAAACAATTCATTTCGGAATGGAATTTTTGCCTGGTCAGTATGATCAGAGAGCAGATTCTGCACAGCAGTGTATCGCTTTACTGACAGAAAATGAAAAATCAAAAGTAAGAAGTGGAAAATTAATCGAATTTGAAGGAGTTTCTGAAGCTGACTTGGTTAAAATCAAGGATCTTTTGATCAACAAAGTGGAATCTCAGGAAAAAGACTTATCTATTTTGGATATTCCTGCAGATGAAACCCCGTCAAAAGTGATCATCCACGAAAATTTCATCAATTTCAATGATGCTGAACTTGAAAGTTTCTATAACAATCATGGTTTTGCATTAGGATTGGATGACCTGAAATTCATTCAGGAATATTTCAAGACTGAAGAGAGAAATCCTACGGAAACAGAACTAAAAGTATTAGACACATATTGGAGTGACCACTGTCGTCACACGACTTTTGAAACAGAATTGTCAGACATTCAGTTTGAAGGTCAGTTCAAACATACATTGGAAACGATCTTCAATGATTATATCGAAAAAAGAAAATTCTTAGGCCGTGAGCTGAAGCCAATTTCCCTAATGGATCTGGCAACAGTATGTGGTAAATATTTCCATAAAACAGGGAATCTGGATAACCTTGTCATTTCTGATGAGATTAATGCATGTACCATCCAGATCGAAGCTGAATATGATGGTAAAAAAGAACCTTGGTATTTATTATTCAAAAACGAAACACACAATCACCCTACAGAAATTGAACCGTTTGGTGGAGCATCAACGTGTTTGGGAGGAGCTATCAGAGATCCATTATCCGGAAGATCTTTCGTTTTCCAGGCGATGAGATTAACAGGGGCTGCAGACGTTTTAGAATCAGTAGACCAAACATTACCAGGGAAATTACCTCAGAAAACGATTACAAAACAGGCAGCCAACGGATATTCATCTTATGGTAACCAGATTGGTCTTGCTACCACAATGGTTTCTGAAATCTATGACGAAGGGTATAAGGCGAAAAGAATGGAAGTAGGTTTCGTTACCGGAGCTGTTCCTGTAGATTGGGTAAGACGTGAGAAACCTGAAAATGGTGATTCAATTATCATTTTAGGAGGAGCAACAGGTCGTGACGGAGTAGGAGGAGCAAGCGGAAGCTCAAAAGAGCAGGACGAGACTTCAATCCACACTATGAGTTCTGAAGTTCAGAAAGGAAATGCGGTAGAAGAACGTAAAATTCAGAGACTGTTCAGAAACCCTGAAGTAACGAAGCTGATTAAAAAGTCAAATGACTTCGGAGCAGGAGGAGTTTCTGTAGCGATCGGTGAGATTGCAGACTCTTTAGAAGTGAACCTTGATGTATTACCATTAAAATATGAAGGATTAAACGGAACCGAACTGGCTATTTCTGAATCTCAGGAAAGAATGGCGGTAGTTGTAGATCCTCAGGATAAAGAAAAATTCATCAAATTCTGTGAAGCTGAAAACATTGTTGCTGTAGAAGTGGCAAAAGTGACAGATTCCGGAAGAATGCAGATGTTCTGGAAAGGAGACAAAATTGTAGACCTTTCAAGAGCTTTCTTAGACACCAACGGATGTTCAAAATCTCAGGAAGTGAAAATCACTCACCTTGAAGACGTAAAAGAAGAAACGAAAGCTTTCAACGCAGAAAACTTCCTGAACATCTTAAAAGATAAAAATGTAGCTTCCCAAAAAGGGCTATTGGAAATGTTTGACTCTTCCATTGGAGCGACTACAGTAGCGATGCCTTTAGGTGGAAAATATCAGCAGACCTTAATGGAAGGAAGTGTGCAGACACTACCGATTTTAGGAGCAAAAGATATTAAAACTGTTTCTTTGGCGAGCTGGGGATTTGATGCTGAAATTTCAAAACAAAACTCACTGTTAGGATCATCATATGCTGTAGTAGAAAGTGTTGCGAAGATTGTTGCCATGGGAGGTGATTATAAAAACATCAGACTAAGCTTCCAGGAATATTTCGAAAAATTAGGGCAGAATCCTGAGAAATGGGGGAAACCTTTAGCTTCACTTTTAGGAGCTTATGATGCTCAGATCAATTTAGGTCTTGCGGCGATCGGAGGTAAAGATTCCATGAGTGGAACATATCAGGATCTGAATGTACCACCCACCCTGATTTCTTTTGCATGTGCCAACGGAGATAAAGAAAATATCATCTCTCCTGAACTGAAAAATGCAGGAAACAAACTGTATTTCTTCAATCATGTTGCTCAGGAAAGCGGACTTCCAAACTATAATGCTTTAAAAGACGTTTTTGAATTCATTTTCGAAAACATCAAAGCAGGAAAAATCGTTTCTGTGAAAACAGTGAAAGAAGGAGGTCTTGCGGTAGCATTAGCAAAAATGAGCTTCGGAAACAGATTAGGTGCTGAGGTTAATGCTGATGAAAATGTAGTATTAGCTAAAAATATCGGTAGCTTAATCATTGAAGCAAAAGAAGAATTAAGCTTTGCTACTCTTCAGTTGATCGGAGAAGTAAAAGATTCTGGTATGGTAAAAATCAACGGTCTTGAATCCAATATCGTAGATCTTGTAGCTGCTAATACCAATACATTCGAGAATCTTTTCCCAACAATAGAAAAAGAAAAGATCACGGTTGAAATTGATGAAAAATCAAACTCAATCCACCCAAGAAATATTATCATTAAAAAACACGGAATCGCACAGCCTAAAGTTTTTGCTCCGGTATTCCCGGGAACCAACTGTGAGTATGATACGCTGAATGCATTCCAGAAAGAAGGTGCTGTAGTAAGCAGCTTACCTTTGATCAATATCAACCACCAGTTACTGGATGAAAGCATTGATGCTTGGGTTGAAGAGATCAGAACTTCTCAGATTCTGGCATTCTCAGGAGGTTTCTCCGCAGGGGACGAGCCGGATGGTTCTGCAAAATTCATTGTTAACGTTCTGAAAAACGAGAAAATGAAAAATGCAGTTCATGAATTATTAGACAGAGACGGAATGATCATTGGGATCTGTAACGGATTCCAGGCGCTTGTGAAGTCAGGATTGTTGCCTTACGGAAGAATCAAAGATCTGGATGAAAACTCTCCTACATTAGCTCACAATGCTATCAGAAGACACATCTCTCAGATGGTAACTGTACAGGTAGTGAATGATGAAAGCCCTTGGTTAAAAGGAATGAAAGGTCAGACTTTCACTATTCCGATTTCTCACGGAGAAGGACGTTTCATGGCTTCAGAAGAAGAGATCAAAAAGCTGTATGAAAATGGGCAGATTGCAACCCAATATATAGACTTTGATGGAAACATCGCCCACGGGATGCCGTTCAACCCGAATAACTCATTATTCGGAATCGAAGGAGTTACGAGCCCATGTGGAAAAATCTACGGAAGAATGGGCCACCCGGAACGATTTGCAGAAGGTCTTATGAAAAATATACCTACCGCGAATTATCACAACATATTTAAAAATGGAGTTGAATACTTCAAATAA
- a CDS encoding YhcG family protein, whose protein sequence is MLQNQNHQQLMTDLKELVDKTRSQVAAQVNSAMVVLYWEIGKRINEDVLDNKRAEYGKEVIVQISQQLTLEFGNSFSEKNIRKMMQFASVFSDFNIVASAMRQLSWTHFLLLIPISQDTKRNFYLEVCKIENWSVRVLREKINSLLFERTAISKKPEEIIDKELKNWSENNILNPDLVFKDPYFLDFLELKDTFSEKDLEEAIIVELQKFISELGSDFAFLSRQKRITIDNRDYYLDLLFYHRKLKSLVVIELKLGEFEANHKGQMELYLSYLNKYEKIEGENPPIGLILCSGKNSEHIELMNLEGDNIKVAEYLLILPSEKVLLEKLHRSIEIARNKFEN, encoded by the coding sequence ATGTTACAGAATCAAAATCATCAACAATTAATGACCGATCTTAAGGAGCTGGTAGACAAGACAAGAAGTCAGGTTGCAGCTCAGGTAAACTCGGCAATGGTGGTTTTGTACTGGGAAATAGGAAAAAGAATAAATGAAGATGTTTTAGATAATAAGAGAGCAGAATATGGCAAAGAAGTTATTGTACAAATTTCTCAGCAACTTACGTTAGAATTTGGAAATTCATTTTCTGAAAAAAATATCCGGAAAATGATGCAGTTTGCGTCTGTTTTCAGTGATTTTAATATTGTCGCATCAGCGATGCGACAATTATCGTGGACTCATTTTCTACTCCTTATTCCTATTTCTCAAGATACTAAAAGAAACTTTTATCTTGAAGTTTGTAAAATTGAAAATTGGAGTGTCAGAGTCTTGAGAGAAAAAATCAATTCTCTGCTTTTTGAACGAACAGCAATAAGCAAAAAGCCCGAAGAAATAATAGATAAAGAACTGAAAAACTGGTCTGAAAATAATATTTTAAACCCTGACTTAGTTTTTAAAGATCCCTATTTTCTTGATTTTTTAGAATTGAAAGATACCTTTTCTGAAAAAGACTTAGAAGAAGCCATTATTGTGGAGCTGCAAAAATTCATTTCTGAGTTGGGTAGTGATTTCGCATTTCTTTCAAGACAAAAAAGAATCACCATAGATAATAGAGATTACTACTTGGATTTACTTTTCTATCATAGAAAACTAAAATCTTTAGTGGTTATTGAGTTGAAATTAGGCGAATTTGAAGCCAATCATAAAGGTCAGATGGAGCTTTATCTATCCTATCTTAATAAATATGAAAAAATAGAAGGTGAAAATCCACCCATTGGTTTAATCCTTTGTTCAGGAAAAAATTCCGAACATATAGAACTCATGAATCTGGAAGGGGATAATATAAAGGTTGCAGAATATTTACTTATCTTACCTTCTGAAAAAGTTTTGCTTGAAAAATTGCATCGTTCAATAGAGATAGCAAGAAATAAATTTGAAAATTAA
- a CDS encoding WG repeat-containing protein, giving the protein MKRLLVTIILIPMLSFSQGKEVLYYFKSKDSLVGVKNKAGKIIVPAQFKIFSFLKDGDPVEGETILFDGSKEGEKPEKNEWGYVYDKNGKFLYKAFLYDNGADYFSEGLRRLVKNGKVGFADRNGKIVIEAEHDFASPFNYGYAAFCDGCDWEKTNDEHRSIVGGKWGVMNGKGQTVQPLAKSTEKDIEIDGKYYPNPFQYNEKEKNILQFFERQKTKLSDLYYVNFYNKLSENEKNLFFEIVERPKENFPYYQVNTYNYRKKELDMLYRFKFLVSEDGKTFYAIEDYNEKKVPFENWLKEEIKNAEDFQKVHQDNPNKFINK; this is encoded by the coding sequence ATGAAAAGACTACTGGTAACCATTATATTAATACCAATGCTTTCTTTTTCTCAGGGAAAAGAAGTTTTATATTATTTCAAATCCAAAGATTCTCTGGTTGGGGTAAAAAATAAAGCAGGAAAAATAATTGTTCCTGCACAGTTCAAAATCTTTTCATTCCTTAAAGATGGAGATCCTGTAGAAGGAGAAACTATTCTTTTTGATGGTAGTAAAGAAGGCGAAAAACCGGAGAAAAATGAATGGGGATATGTCTATGATAAAAATGGAAAATTCCTGTATAAAGCTTTTCTTTATGACAATGGAGCTGATTATTTCTCTGAAGGATTGAGAAGATTGGTTAAAAATGGTAAAGTAGGATTTGCAGACCGAAACGGAAAGATTGTTATTGAAGCTGAACATGATTTTGCATCACCCTTTAATTATGGATATGCTGCATTTTGTGACGGCTGTGATTGGGAAAAAACCAATGACGAACACAGATCCATTGTAGGCGGAAAATGGGGAGTGATGAATGGAAAAGGACAAACTGTTCAGCCATTGGCAAAATCAACAGAGAAAGACATTGAAATCGATGGAAAATATTACCCGAATCCTTTTCAATACAATGAAAAAGAAAAAAATATTCTTCAGTTCTTTGAAAGACAGAAGACAAAACTTTCAGATCTTTATTATGTAAATTTTTACAATAAGTTATCTGAAAATGAAAAGAATCTGTTTTTTGAAATCGTAGAAAGACCCAAAGAAAACTTTCCGTATTATCAGGTAAACACCTACAATTACAGGAAAAAGGAATTGGATATGCTTTACCGCTTCAAATTCCTGGTTTCGGAAGATGGTAAAACATTTTATGCGATTGAAGATTACAATGAGAAAAAAGTTCCTTTTGAAAACTGGTTGAAAGAAGAAATAAAAAATGCAGAGGATTTTCAGAAAGTACATCAGGATAATCCTAATAAATTTATCAACAAATAA
- the purB gene encoding adenylosuccinate lyase, whose protein sequence is MNSYKNPLEERYSSEEMLFNFSHNNKFQNWRKLWIALAEIEKDLGLDITDEQIAELKANAENIDYVKAAEYEKKFRHDVMAHVHAYGDVAPSAKGIIHLGATSAFVGDNTDLIQIRDGLLILKKKLVNVMKNLSDFAIQYKDLPTLGFTHFQPAQLTTVGKRATLWLQSLVLDIEELDFFLETLRFRGVKGTTGTAASFLELFNGDYSKVKHLDKELSKRFGFEKVFGVSGQTYDRKIDAKVVALLGNIAQSAHKFTNDLRLLQNLKEIEEPFEKNQIGSSAMAYKRNPMRSERIGALAKYVMSLTTSSAMVASTQWFERTLDDSANKRLTIPQAFLAVDAILLIWNNIMNGIVVYPNRINKHIMEELPFMATEYIIMEEVKAGGDRQEIHEVIRVHSMEASKKVKEEGKENDLIERILNDDSLKLDKSKLKEVLDPKNFIGFAPIQTEEFIKNEVQPIIDQNKDLIGLEADLKV, encoded by the coding sequence ATGAATTCCTACAAAAATCCATTGGAAGAACGCTACTCCAGTGAAGAAATGTTATTTAACTTCTCACACAATAACAAATTCCAGAATTGGAGAAAGCTTTGGATAGCTCTTGCTGAGATCGAAAAAGATCTTGGTCTTGATATCACAGATGAGCAGATTGCAGAATTGAAAGCTAATGCTGAAAATATCGATTACGTAAAAGCAGCAGAGTACGAAAAAAAATTCCGTCATGATGTAATGGCTCACGTTCACGCCTATGGTGATGTGGCGCCTTCAGCAAAAGGAATTATCCACCTTGGAGCAACTTCAGCTTTTGTAGGAGACAATACAGATTTAATTCAGATCCGTGACGGACTTTTAATCCTAAAGAAAAAGTTGGTGAACGTGATGAAGAATCTTTCGGATTTTGCGATTCAGTATAAAGATCTTCCTACTTTAGGATTCACACACTTCCAGCCGGCTCAGTTGACAACGGTAGGAAAAAGAGCAACACTTTGGTTACAGAGTTTGGTTCTTGATATCGAAGAATTGGATTTCTTCCTTGAAACTCTTCGTTTCAGAGGCGTAAAAGGAACTACAGGAACTGCTGCAAGTTTCCTTGAACTTTTCAACGGAGATTATTCTAAAGTAAAACACTTAGATAAAGAACTTTCAAAAAGATTCGGTTTCGAAAAAGTTTTCGGAGTTTCCGGACAGACTTACGATAGAAAAATTGATGCGAAAGTAGTTGCTTTATTAGGAAATATTGCACAATCTGCACACAAGTTCACAAATGATTTACGTTTACTTCAAAACCTTAAGGAAATTGAAGAACCATTCGAAAAAAACCAGATCGGTTCATCTGCAATGGCATACAAGCGTAACCCAATGAGAAGCGAAAGAATCGGGGCGTTGGCAAAATACGTAATGTCTTTGACAACAAGTTCTGCAATGGTAGCTTCTACACAATGGTTTGAAAGAACATTAGATGACTCTGCAAACAAGAGATTGACAATTCCACAGGCATTTTTAGCGGTTGATGCTATTCTATTGATCTGGAATAACATCATGAACGGAATTGTTGTATATCCAAACAGAATCAACAAACATATTATGGAAGAACTTCCTTTCATGGCGACAGAATATATCATCATGGAAGAAGTGAAAGCAGGTGGTGACCGCCAGGAGATTCACGAAGTGATCAGAGTTCACTCGATGGAAGCTTCCAAGAAAGTGAAAGAAGAAGGTAAAGAGAATGATCTTATCGAAAGAATCTTAAACGATGATTCTTTAAAACTAGACAAATCAAAACTGAAGGAGGTTCTAGATCCTAAAAACTTTATTGGTTTCGCGCCAATCCAGACGGAGGAATTCATCAAAAATGAAGTACAGCCGATTATAGACCAAAACAAAGACTTAATAGGATTAGAAGCTGATCTTAAAGTATAA
- a CDS encoding bacteriocin-like protein — protein MKNLRKLSKRELKTVQGGIPMCLPGYFWCSFVKKCISVGSPCGLID, from the coding sequence ATGAAAAACCTAAGAAAACTTTCAAAAAGAGAATTAAAAACAGTTCAGGGAGGTATCCCAATGTGTCTGCCAGGATATTTCTGGTGTTCATTTGTGAAAAAATGTATTTCTGTGGGATCACCATGCGGACTTATTGATTAA